A DNA window from Bacillus andreraoultii contains the following coding sequences:
- the tsaE gene encoding tRNA (adenosine(37)-N6)-threonylcarbamoyltransferase complex ATPase subunit type 1 TsaE, with amino-acid sequence MNDYTITLHNQEETMSLAERLSNFIQPGDVIALEGDLGAGKTTFTKGLARGLGISRNVNSPTFTIIKEYNGKLPLYHMDVYRLKNSMEDLGFDEYFDGEGVTVIEWAHMIEDQLPNQLLKIEITRMSDKERNITFYPVGNRYEQLCKEFFHEYTSH; translated from the coding sequence ATGAATGATTATACAATCACATTACATAATCAGGAAGAAACGATGAGTTTAGCAGAAAGGTTAAGTAATTTCATACAACCAGGCGATGTGATTGCCCTTGAAGGCGACCTTGGTGCAGGAAAAACAACTTTTACAAAAGGATTAGCAAGAGGACTTGGAATCTCAAGGAATGTGAATAGTCCAACATTCACTATTATTAAAGAATATAATGGAAAGCTTCCACTATACCATATGGATGTCTATCGTTTAAAAAATTCAATGGAAGACTTGGGCTTTGATGAATATTTTGATGGTGAGGGTGTCACGGTTATTGAGTGGGCTCATATGATAGAGGATCAACTTCCTAATCAACTGTTAAAAATCGAAATTACACGAATGAGTGACAAGGAGAGAAATATCACATTCTATCCCGTTGGCAATCGATATGAACAATTATGTAAGGAGTTTTTTCATGAATACACTAGCCATTGA
- the tsaB gene encoding tRNA (adenosine(37)-N6)-threonylcarbamoyltransferase complex dimerization subunit type 1 TsaB, with translation MNTLAIDTSTNVLGVGVANDEKVIGEYISNIKRNHSTRVLPAIDFLLKDCNMSLNDMEKIVVANGPGSYTGLRIGVTIGKTLAWTLNLPIVGVSSLQLMAASGRYFQGLISPIMDARRDNLFTGLYQYENDQLIQVISDQHISIVEWCELIKTYEKPVLFIGNDVALHREKIATIANEYACFAPITTNIPRPGELALIGSKLENEANIHSFKPNYLRLTEAEAKWREKSDRN, from the coding sequence ATGAATACACTAGCCATTGATACATCTACAAATGTCCTCGGAGTTGGAGTTGCCAATGATGAAAAGGTAATTGGTGAATATATTTCTAATATAAAACGAAACCATTCCACACGAGTACTTCCTGCCATTGATTTTTTATTAAAAGATTGCAATATGAGCTTAAATGATATGGAAAAGATTGTCGTAGCAAATGGACCTGGATCCTATACGGGACTTCGAATTGGGGTAACCATTGGAAAAACATTAGCTTGGACACTGAATCTTCCAATTGTAGGCGTCTCTAGTCTGCAATTAATGGCTGCCAGTGGTCGATACTTCCAAGGCCTCATATCTCCTATTATGGACGCAAGAAGAGATAATCTTTTCACAGGTCTTTATCAATATGAAAATGATCAATTAATACAAGTAATAAGCGATCAACATATATCAATTGTAGAATGGTGTGAATTAATAAAAACATATGAAAAACCTGTATTATTTATAGGAAATGATGTCGCTTTACATAGAGAAAAAATAGCGACAATCGCAAATGAATATGCTTGTTTTGCCCCAATTACAACCAATATCCCTCGACCAGGTGAATTAGCCTTAATTGGTAGTAAATTGGAAAATGAGGCAAACATTCATTCATTTAAGCCAAACTATTTGCGACTTACAGAAGCAGAAGCAAAATGGAGAGAGAAATCTGACAGAAATTGA
- the rimI gene encoding ribosomal protein S18-alanine N-acetyltransferase, whose amino-acid sequence MITPVFRKLTIADVDQIINVEHASFTSPWTKDAFARELTMNPYALYIGGDLDGKIIAYGGMWIIIDEAHITNIAVLPEYRGMKIGEQLMLTMMETMIGHGAKRATLEVRVSNEIAQNMYRKFGFKNGGIRKGYYTDNYEDALVMWVNLNE is encoded by the coding sequence ATGATTACACCCGTTTTTCGTAAATTAACCATTGCAGATGTTGATCAAATAATAAATGTCGAACACGCCTCCTTTACATCACCTTGGACAAAAGACGCATTTGCACGAGAATTAACTATGAATCCCTATGCACTTTATATTGGTGGAGATCTTGATGGGAAAATAATTGCTTATGGTGGAATGTGGATTATTATCGATGAGGCACATATTACAAATATCGCTGTCTTACCCGAGTATCGGGGAATGAAAATTGGTGAACAATTAATGTTAACAATGATGGAAACAATGATTGGTCATGGTGCGAAACGAGCAACATTAGAAGTTAGAGTTTCCAACGAAATTGCGCAAAATATGTATCGTAAATTTGGGTTTAAAAACGGAGGAATCCGTAAAGGGTATTATACGGATAATTATGAAGATGCTTTAGTAATGTGGGTGAATTTAAATGAATGA